In the Candidatus Electrothrix sp. GW3-4 genome, one interval contains:
- a CDS encoding aminodeoxychorismate/anthranilate synthase component II: MLIIIDNYDSFTFNIVQTLAAAPPGAPADWQQPDIRVFRNDKITVQEIADMAPARLLISPGPCTPKEAGISVEAIQYFSGKIPILGVCLGHQSIGEAFGGKVIRAGRVMHGKTSPMHHDGRGVFYGLENPFAGMRYHSLVVEESTLPDCLEATAHTDQGELMGIRHKTLNVEGVQFHPESIMTGVGPVLLHNFLREDYPALMRKG, from the coding sequence GTGCTTATTATTATTGATAACTACGATTCGTTTACCTTTAATATTGTTCAAACCTTAGCGGCGGCTCCTCCGGGAGCACCTGCGGACTGGCAGCAGCCTGATATCCGGGTCTTTCGCAATGATAAGATCACGGTGCAGGAAATTGCTGATATGGCACCGGCCCGTCTGCTGATTTCCCCTGGTCCCTGTACCCCCAAGGAAGCGGGAATCTCGGTGGAGGCCATCCAGTATTTCAGCGGTAAGATTCCTATCCTCGGGGTCTGCCTCGGGCATCAGTCCATCGGCGAGGCCTTTGGTGGCAAGGTAATCCGAGCGGGTAGGGTGATGCACGGCAAGACCAGTCCCATGCACCACGATGGTCGCGGGGTGTTCTACGGTCTGGAGAATCCCTTTGCCGGCATGCGCTACCATTCCCTGGTGGTGGAGGAATCCACTCTGCCGGATTGCCTTGAGGCCACAGCTCATACAGATCAAGGTGAGTTGATGGGTATACGCCATAAGACCCTGAATGTGGAGGGCGTGCAGTTTCATCCCGAATCCATCATGACCGGTGTTGGGCCGGTGCTGCTCCATAATTTCCTGCGCGAGGATTATCCGGCCTTGATGCGTAAGGGGTGA
- the trpE gene encoding anthranilate synthase component I: MYSPDLESFAEMMEQAGLVPLHRTIVADLDTPLTVFAKVAEKEKHAFLFESMEGGEKWGRYSFIGLDPLLSFSSVGDAVTLRQAGSEVEDIREGVNPFQELRALLASFNASTAPGLPRFYGGAVGFLGYDMIRFIEEIPDQHPPLDFPDSSFIVPRLVLIHDAVNQTLTVVCNVVPGKGAESADTTALYQDGCQRIERIIELIRRPLPTSLVAHAAASPPHSFSSNMDEAGFVGMVERAKEYILAGDIIQVVLSQRFHAKTELDPLLLYRSLRHINPSPYLFYLRLDESILIGSSPEILVRLEDSEIELRPIAGTRKRGASPQEDKELEEELLADPKERAEHLMLVDLGRNDVGRVAEGGSVVTGDLLVVEQYSHVMHIVSGVHGQLAEGKDQFDVLEACFPAGTVSGASKVRAMEIIEELEPERRGPYAGAVGYFGFSGNMDFCITIRTFLMKDNDLWIQAGAGIVSDSVPEKEFEETVNKARGLRRAVELAEQGL; the protein is encoded by the coding sequence ATGTATTCTCCTGACTTGGAATCCTTTGCCGAGATGATGGAACAGGCAGGTCTTGTCCCTCTTCATCGGACAATTGTCGCAGATCTTGATACCCCTTTGACCGTCTTTGCCAAGGTGGCGGAAAAGGAAAAACACGCTTTTCTCTTTGAATCCATGGAGGGTGGGGAAAAATGGGGTCGCTATTCCTTTATCGGCCTGGACCCGCTGCTGTCTTTTTCCTCTGTTGGCGATGCCGTGACCTTGCGTCAAGCCGGTTCCGAGGTTGAGGATATTCGGGAGGGAGTGAATCCGTTCCAGGAACTGCGTGCGTTGCTGGCCTCCTTCAATGCCAGTACTGCACCGGGGTTGCCCCGTTTCTACGGCGGAGCGGTCGGATTCCTCGGCTATGATATGATTCGTTTTATTGAAGAGATCCCGGATCAACATCCCCCCCTTGATTTTCCTGATTCCTCTTTCATTGTGCCTCGGTTGGTGCTGATTCACGACGCAGTCAACCAAACCCTGACTGTGGTTTGTAATGTAGTGCCCGGCAAGGGGGCAGAGTCAGCAGATACCACGGCCCTCTATCAGGACGGATGCCAGCGCATTGAGAGGATTATTGAGCTGATCCGGCGACCTTTGCCGACCTCTTTGGTGGCGCATGCCGCTGCGTCACCCCCGCATAGCTTTAGCTCCAATATGGATGAGGCAGGTTTTGTTGGTATGGTGGAGCGGGCCAAGGAGTATATCCTGGCCGGTGACATCATTCAGGTGGTGCTGTCCCAGCGTTTTCATGCCAAGACCGAGCTTGATCCCCTGCTCCTCTACCGTTCCCTGCGTCATATCAACCCCAGTCCCTATCTCTTCTATCTTCGCCTGGATGAGAGTATCCTGATCGGCTCGTCACCGGAGATTCTGGTGCGCCTGGAAGATAGTGAGATTGAGCTTCGGCCCATTGCCGGGACCCGGAAGCGGGGTGCAAGCCCGCAGGAGGATAAGGAGTTGGAAGAGGAGCTGTTGGCCGATCCCAAGGAGCGGGCTGAGCACCTGATGCTGGTGGATCTGGGCCGTAATGATGTGGGCAGGGTAGCTGAAGGTGGCTCCGTGGTCACCGGTGATCTGTTGGTTGTTGAGCAGTACAGTCATGTGATGCATATTGTCTCTGGGGTCCACGGGCAACTGGCAGAAGGGAAGGATCAGTTTGATGTGCTGGAGGCCTGTTTTCCGGCAGGTACTGTCAGTGGGGCATCCAAGGTCCGGGCAATGGAAATTATTGAGGAGCTGGAGCCGGAGCGGCGCGGTCCTTATGCCGGGGCTGTAGGCTATTTTGGATTTTCCGGCAATATGGATTTCTGCATCACCATCCGTACCTTTCTTATGAAGGATAATGATCTCTGGATTCAGGCCGGGGCAGGTATTGTGTCTGACTCTGTGCCGGAAAAAGAATTCGAGGAAACGGTCAATAAGGCCCGAGGATTACGTCGGGCTGTCGAACTTGCTGAACAGGGGCTATAG
- the rpsT gene encoding 30S ribosomal protein S20: MANHKSAIKRHKQSQERRLRNRMNKSKMNTAVRRVEEALVAGVEDAAQEALKVAIPIIQKTAGKGTIHKKTASRKISRLTGRVNRMMPIG, encoded by the coding sequence ATGGCGAATCATAAGTCAGCAATCAAGAGGCATAAGCAGTCCCAGGAACGTCGTCTGCGTAATCGGATGAATAAATCAAAAATGAACACAGCTGTACGCCGTGTTGAAGAGGCCCTGGTGGCCGGGGTTGAGGATGCAGCTCAGGAAGCCCTGAAGGTTGCCATACCCATTATTCAGAAGACTGCCGGAAAGGGAACTATTCATAAGAAGACAGCATCCCGTAAGATTTCCAGGCTGACCGGACGCGTCAATCGTATGATGCCTATCGGTTGA
- a CDS encoding pentapeptide repeat-containing protein yields the protein MKKNNYMYLCACLLLCGTAASAESLGASDQDIQKNFNRLVTTKQCPRCDLRGAVLTRMNLQGADLQGADLSGAKLSLTNLSKANLHNAVLRGAVLGGTDFAGADLRGADLTDAQLAGAYLKEALMDQEITPEKPYEPEELPEVLPKQEAGTLPEPPQDVERAEEEVVLPDSTMQAPPQELISPERGIEAASETAASDSEEKDSMPSADISVVEEPPVEPELPAPPGLSEADQGLEEKKKVALPDIAGRAATTLRSKELVPIEDAQIAPPVQKKTQPDSALAKKQTKKQTTGLDEIPVINTASGQKEGGAEDRGAELSLWDTFTSLFDSDSAEKKKAAEAVTEADEADEADEAGEVEEVAQEKKEVRPTAQASLSEQGAEQGPEPEKEAATTPAQVPLVPEVNKQGAEQQLGAYTVETFAQSRARLQGLIDKLLEERRCVACDLAGAELREEDLEEVDLERADLSGARLEGTDLRSANLKGVNFTNANLYNADLRAADLYLADFTHANLTGAQLQGALLDSTNFTGAIGAQLDFAHEKE from the coding sequence ATGAAAAAAAATAACTATATGTATCTTTGCGCGTGTCTGCTGCTCTGTGGCACAGCTGCGTCAGCTGAATCTCTGGGGGCTTCTGATCAGGATATCCAGAAGAACTTTAACCGGCTGGTAACAACCAAGCAATGCCCCCGTTGTGATCTGCGAGGGGCGGTCTTAACCAGAATGAATTTGCAGGGGGCTGATCTGCAGGGAGCTGATCTCTCGGGTGCCAAGCTCAGCCTGACAAATTTATCCAAGGCCAATCTGCATAACGCTGTCCTGCGGGGTGCTGTCCTTGGAGGAACGGATTTTGCTGGTGCTGATCTTCGGGGCGCTGATCTGACCGATGCGCAGCTGGCTGGGGCCTATCTGAAAGAGGCGCTTATGGATCAGGAAATTACTCCTGAAAAGCCCTATGAACCTGAAGAACTGCCTGAGGTTCTCCCTAAACAGGAAGCAGGTACGCTGCCAGAACCTCCCCAGGATGTGGAGAGGGCTGAGGAGGAGGTTGTACTTCCTGATTCAACCATGCAAGCTCCTCCTCAGGAACTGATAAGCCCAGAGCGAGGAATTGAAGCTGCATCTGAGACAGCCGCTTCTGATTCTGAGGAAAAAGATAGTATGCCTTCCGCCGATATCTCGGTCGTTGAAGAGCCCCCTGTGGAACCGGAACTGCCTGCACCCCCTGGATTATCTGAGGCGGATCAGGGACTGGAAGAAAAAAAAAAGGTAGCCCTCCCTGATATTGCGGGAAGGGCCGCAACAACACTGCGCTCGAAGGAATTGGTCCCTATCGAGGATGCTCAGATAGCCCCCCCGGTGCAGAAGAAGACCCAGCCTGATTCGGCGCTGGCCAAGAAACAAACCAAGAAGCAAACGACCGGGCTTGATGAAATTCCGGTGATCAATACCGCGTCCGGGCAAAAAGAAGGTGGGGCTGAGGACAGAGGGGCAGAGCTGAGCCTCTGGGATACCTTTACCTCTCTGTTTGACTCTGATAGTGCGGAGAAGAAAAAGGCAGCAGAGGCCGTCACTGAAGCCGATGAAGCCGATGAAGCCGATGAAGCTGGTGAAGTCGAGGAAGTTGCTCAGGAAAAAAAGGAAGTTCGGCCGACGGCCCAGGCCTCGCTAAGCGAGCAAGGGGCTGAGCAGGGGCCCGAGCCTGAAAAAGAAGCAGCAACCACTCCCGCTCAAGTCCCCCTCGTTCCCGAGGTCAATAAGCAAGGGGCAGAACAGCAGCTTGGGGCCTATACCGTCGAGACCTTTGCCCAGAGTCGAGCCCGATTGCAGGGGCTGATCGATAAATTGCTTGAAGAGAGGCGTTGCGTGGCCTGTGACCTCGCCGGGGCTGAACTGCGGGAGGAAGACCTGGAAGAGGTGGATCTGGAACGGGCAGACCTCAGTGGTGCCCGGCTGGAAGGGACTGACCTTCGCTCGGCAAACCTGAAAGGGGTCAATTTCACCAACGCAAATTTGTATAATGCAGACCTGCGGGCGGCAGATCTCTACCTTGCTGATTTTACCCATGCCAACCTTACTGGCGCCCAGTTGCAAGGGGCCTTGCTTGACTCAACTAATTTTACCGGTGCAATCGGCGCGCAACTTGATTTTGCACATGAGAAAGAATAA
- a CDS encoding SH3 domain-containing protein, with product MRYRFFKEGMRVCILTVVLATMLTGVAGAAEFVSVVKDGVNLRSGPTTSHEILFQLPAGYPLKVLERDKKWIKVSDYENDKGWIYAGLVAKTPYVIVRADEGNVRSGPGTNYDKVGKVVRDVILKKVETEGNWFKISHPELTGWIYSNLVWPKETS from the coding sequence ATGCGATACCGATTTTTTAAGGAGGGCATGAGAGTCTGTATTCTAACAGTGGTGCTGGCAACGATGCTGACTGGAGTTGCCGGAGCTGCTGAGTTTGTATCAGTTGTCAAAGATGGGGTGAATCTCCGTTCTGGCCCAACGACCAGCCATGAGATCCTCTTTCAGCTGCCTGCAGGCTATCCGCTGAAGGTGCTGGAGCGGGACAAGAAATGGATCAAGGTCAGTGATTATGAGAACGATAAGGGCTGGATTTATGCCGGTCTTGTTGCCAAAACGCCCTATGTTATTGTACGAGCTGATGAAGGGAATGTTCGATCAGGTCCTGGCACAAACTATGATAAGGTCGGTAAGGTGGTTCGCGATGTTATCCTGAAAAAAGTAGAAACTGAGGGGAATTGGTTCAAGATAAGCCATCCTGAGTTAACTGGATGGATATACAGTAATCTTGTCTGGCCCAAAGAGACAAGCTGA
- a CDS encoding TlyA family RNA methyltransferase: protein MPKKKRLDQLLIERGLAVDLKKAQALIGAGQVIVNTRTDYKAGSLVPKDSEVRVRKSSPFVSRGGEKLAGGLKQLGIVPAGWVCADIGCSTGGFTDCLLWNGAARVYAVDVGYGLLAWKLRQDERVILHERTNARYLTRQHIPEPLDLVVLDASFISLRSLLPPLLPLFGGLVRILALVKPQFELARDKVGTGGVVRERTLHQEAIDSVKQFAEEIGLGCRGEVASTICGAKGNQEFLLYFTVAENFERKI from the coding sequence TTGCCAAAAAAAAAACGGTTGGATCAGTTGCTGATCGAACGCGGATTGGCTGTTGATCTGAAAAAGGCACAGGCCCTGATAGGGGCAGGCCAGGTCATTGTCAACACCAGGACTGATTATAAGGCAGGAAGCCTGGTCCCGAAGGACAGTGAGGTTCGGGTGCGGAAAAGTTCCCCTTTTGTTAGCCGAGGCGGGGAAAAACTTGCTGGTGGTCTTAAGCAGTTGGGCATTGTTCCGGCAGGGTGGGTGTGCGCTGATATTGGTTGCTCAACCGGAGGGTTCACTGATTGCTTACTCTGGAATGGGGCAGCCCGTGTCTATGCCGTGGATGTGGGCTACGGGCTACTGGCGTGGAAGTTGCGCCAGGATGAACGGGTTATTCTGCATGAACGGACCAATGCCCGCTATCTGACCCGTCAACATATACCTGAGCCCCTGGATTTGGTCGTCCTGGATGCCTCATTTATCTCTTTGCGTTCCTTGCTGCCACCGCTCTTGCCGTTGTTTGGTGGGCTTGTTCGCATTTTGGCCTTAGTCAAGCCGCAGTTTGAGCTTGCCAGGGATAAGGTCGGGACCGGGGGGGTTGTGCGGGAACGTACATTGCATCAAGAGGCCATAGACTCGGTGAAACAATTTGCCGAGGAAATAGGGCTGGGCTGTCGAGGGGAAGTTGCATCGACGATCTGTGGAGCAAAAGGCAACCAAGAGTTCCTCTTGTACTTTACAGTTGCTGAGAATTTTGAAAGAAAAATCTGA
- a CDS encoding tetratricopeptide repeat protein, whose translation MKKIQAIAFASCSALLLCQCASVDDVRRLNYQLRTMNQKVKEVEANTTNQVLKRTAESSTQLDNVAEETREFRTITEENLEAISRKREQDAQKIDELEEALQQLRRENQQIRSESDQVRSESVHVRRENEQLIQTLESKINKLSSNIQRLSQSRVYAAEKKARQAAERAEQAKRRAVLATQDRQSENTILLPSNRKVRKNYGAVVDSAPPPQTQLRINQPIVNASSRPTIMPQKQKEIVTRRQPRQQVQQVQEVPVQQQASVMEHPPQRQQLDMRESLLEQGISQFKAKDYKSAYKVFEQVLAGHPADDQAAKTLYFMGECLFNLGEYDLAILDYQKVISNYRRNPHSSAALLRQGMSFEKLTDHETAKIIYTKLTADYPNSREAGVARQRLESL comes from the coding sequence ATGAAAAAAATACAAGCTATTGCGTTTGCCAGCTGCTCGGCTCTCCTGCTTTGCCAATGCGCAAGTGTGGACGATGTACGAAGGTTGAATTATCAGCTTCGTACCATGAACCAGAAAGTTAAGGAAGTTGAAGCCAATACCACAAATCAGGTCTTGAAGCGAACAGCTGAATCCTCAACCCAGTTGGACAACGTAGCTGAGGAGACCCGTGAGTTTCGGACCATAACCGAGGAAAATTTAGAGGCGATTAGTCGAAAGCGAGAGCAGGATGCGCAAAAGATTGATGAGTTGGAAGAGGCCTTGCAACAGCTACGCCGGGAAAATCAGCAGATCCGTTCTGAGAGTGATCAGGTCCGCTCGGAAAGCGTCCATGTTCGCCGGGAAAATGAGCAGCTTATTCAGACCCTTGAGTCAAAGATTAATAAATTGTCCAGCAATATTCAGAGGCTGAGTCAGTCCAGGGTCTATGCAGCTGAAAAGAAGGCGCGACAGGCAGCAGAGAGGGCAGAGCAGGCTAAGAGAAGAGCTGTATTAGCCACACAAGATCGACAGAGCGAAAACACGATTTTACTGCCAAGCAATAGAAAGGTTCGGAAGAACTACGGAGCTGTGGTGGACTCTGCGCCGCCGCCGCAAACCCAGTTGCGGATTAACCAACCCATTGTGAATGCCTCATCGCGCCCCACGATTATGCCGCAAAAACAGAAAGAGATTGTAACCAGGCGGCAACCGCGACAGCAGGTCCAGCAGGTGCAGGAGGTTCCGGTACAGCAACAAGCCTCTGTTATGGAGCATCCACCGCAGAGACAGCAATTGGATATGAGGGAGAGTTTACTTGAGCAGGGGATTTCCCAGTTTAAGGCCAAGGACTATAAATCAGCGTACAAGGTCTTTGAGCAGGTCCTGGCAGGACATCCTGCTGATGATCAGGCTGCCAAGACTTTGTATTTTATGGGAGAGTGCCTTTTTAATCTGGGTGAGTATGATTTGGCCATTCTTGATTATCAAAAGGTGATTTCAAATTATAGGCGAAATCCTCATAGTTCTGCTGCATTACTCCGACAGGGCATGTCGTTTGAGAAGCTGACCGACCATGAGACCGCCAAGATTATCTATACCAAGTTGACCGCTGATTACCCGAACAGTAGAGAGGCCGGGGTAGCTCGGCAACGCTTGGAAAGCCTGTAG
- the tolB gene encoding Tol-Pal system beta propeller repeat protein TolB — MNLFRPLLRCCALFSLLMVNVFFSVPTASAERIYLDIASSGVRKLVIAIPSFVDGRGDQNTATGRDLARIMEEGLWLHGFVRILDPHRYEGQRQPDWRALGADYVVTGNYMLSGERMSVAGSLLDVMSGDKLAAKSYKGSSSQREDMVLRLVDAMVEEFTGEPGVARSAIAFVSDKTGRKEIYLADVFGRHVRQITRHHHLCVSPRFTADGTRLAYTSYHRGNQDLYLMDLDQNKKTRTLSRRRGMNLAPAFSPDNRTAVVTLSKDGNPDLYLIDMEGNVISRLTKRAGINVSPSFSPDGRAICFVSDRSGRPQVYIMNLQTMQVQRLTFEGKENVEPSWSPQGDKIVYTRLVQGRYHIYTVPVSGGQSTRITSGAGSYESPSWSPDGRLLAFSRELNGKMEIYVAQANGEGIRPLFSLEGNQSYPRWSPRLH; from the coding sequence ATGAATCTCTTCCGACCCTTGCTTCGCTGCTGTGCACTCTTTTCACTTCTGATGGTGAATGTCTTTTTTTCCGTTCCTACTGCTTCGGCTGAACGGATTTATCTGGACATTGCCAGTTCTGGAGTACGTAAGCTTGTCATTGCTATCCCTTCCTTTGTTGATGGAAGAGGTGATCAGAATACCGCAACAGGCCGTGATCTTGCCCGAATTATGGAGGAGGGGTTATGGCTTCATGGTTTTGTGCGCATTCTGGATCCTCACCGCTATGAAGGGCAGCGTCAGCCCGATTGGCGGGCCCTTGGAGCAGATTATGTCGTTACGGGCAACTATATGCTGTCAGGAGAGCGAATGAGCGTTGCTGGCAGTCTGCTTGATGTCATGAGCGGAGATAAGCTCGCGGCCAAAAGCTATAAAGGCAGTTCATCCCAACGGGAGGACATGGTCTTGCGCCTTGTTGACGCGATGGTTGAGGAGTTTACCGGTGAGCCAGGAGTCGCCAGATCGGCCATTGCCTTTGTCTCTGATAAAACAGGGCGTAAGGAGATTTATCTTGCTGATGTGTTTGGACGCCATGTGCGTCAGATAACCCGGCATCACCATCTCTGTGTCTCACCGCGTTTTACAGCGGACGGAACCCGGCTGGCCTATACCTCCTACCATCGGGGCAATCAGGATCTCTACCTGATGGACCTGGATCAGAATAAAAAGACCCGTACCTTGTCCAGGCGCAGGGGTATGAATCTGGCCCCGGCATTTTCACCAGATAACCGGACGGCTGTTGTTACCCTGAGTAAGGACGGTAATCCAGATCTCTATCTGATCGATATGGAAGGAAACGTTATCAGTCGCTTGACAAAACGGGCCGGGATCAATGTTTCCCCGTCCTTTTCTCCAGACGGCAGGGCCATTTGTTTTGTTTCTGACCGGAGCGGCAGGCCCCAGGTCTATATTATGAATCTGCAAACCATGCAGGTGCAGCGCTTGACCTTTGAGGGGAAAGAGAATGTTGAGCCGTCATGGTCACCTCAGGGAGATAAAATTGTCTATACTCGCCTTGTCCAGGGGCGATATCATATTTATACTGTTCCGGTGAGTGGAGGTCAGTCTACTCGGATAACCTCAGGTGCCGGGAGCTATGAGTCTCCGAGTTGGTCTCCTGACGGCAGGCTGCTCGCCTTTTCTCGGGAGCTCAATGGCAAAATGGAAATTTACGTTGCGCAAGCCAACGGAGAGGGGATCCGCCCTCTGTTCTCCCTGGAGGGAAATCAGTCCTATCCGCGTTGGTCACCTCGTCTGCATTGA